CGAATGGCTTTGGCCCGCCGGATTCGCTCATAGTGTTGACTCCGGAGTTCGGCGACACACTACAAGGTGGTCAGAATAACTATCAGATCACATGGCGCGGTAACGGTATCGGGGTAAGCAAGACGTTCGCACTTTCACTCGATAGCGGACTCACATGGACCAACATCGACACTGTATCCACTACCGGCTTCACAACAGGCTGGGACATACCAGACACATCGTCCAGCAAGGCCATCATTCGTCTCACAGACACGAACGGACTTGTGGGGTACAGCGGAGTCTTCACTATACTGCCCACTCCCGAGATCATCATTCTCACACCAACACTGAATCAAGTGCTGGTGGGGGGCACACTGAACTATCAGATCACATGGTCTGGTACCGGAATCGCCGAACTCAAGGTCTTCGAATATTCCCTGGATAGCGGAGCTACCTGGATCTTGATCGGTGGAATGGCCACAAACGGCTTTGCTTATGCGTGGAATGTGCCCGATACATCGTCAACAACGGCGATGGTCCGCATCACCGATGCGAACAGTCTTCGTGCTGTGAGCAAGGTCTTCTCCATCACACGCACGCCGATCCCCGGTGTTATCACCGTTGTTCGTCCGGCACGTGGAGAAGTGATCTTGGGTGGTACCATGAACTATCGCATCTCATGGATCGGTACCAACATCGCCTCGCGTAAGAAGATCGAGATATCGCTTGACAGTGGTGCAACGTGGACACTTGTTTCCGAGATAACAGACAACTCACTCTCGATTTCATGGGACGTTCCGGACACAAACACCACGCGGGCGTTTGTCCGTGTGAAAGACGGAAATGGTATCGTTGGCGTGAGCGGCAAGTTCACCATCATCTCCTCCGCACCGGCGCCTGGTAGCATCGTTATCTGGCATCCAATGGCAGGTGAGGAGATCATGGGAGGATATGTGAACTTCCCGATCGCTTTCACGGCCATCAATGCTTCTGCTCGCAAGACGTTCGAGTATTCACTCGACGGCGGAGCAACGTGGGTGGTGATCGGTGAAGCAGACACGTATGGTCAGTTTTATTCATGGCCAATGGTTCCTAATGTAGAGACCAACCTTGCACTCATACGTATCACTGATGCAGCTGGTATCGTAGGCGTGAGCGGGCTCTTTACGATCACGAAGATGCCGGATGATGGAATCATCGATGCCCTTACCCTCACGGGTCTTGACGGAAACGGTAACATCGACAACAGCGGCGTTGTTGGGATCAACTGGACGTTTACAGGAGAAATCGGCACTTCAGTGAATGTTGAAGTATC
This region of Ignavibacteria bacterium genomic DNA includes:
- a CDS encoding DUF3494 domain-containing protein; this encodes MKHSYVLHRRAAYLIACFVLFLTASTNAQVAPELGTAKAYGAFSGAGAIESTGLTVVVGNIGTNVGEFIGFPPGIYTGEKHVADAAALAAKNDLTTGYNLLNDAIHSIIFDEALNATVGNGQVLYSKTYGREDLTTISGNLTFDAEGDPDAIFVVKIRAALNVSAFTHIRLANGAKALNIYWAVDGAVSVLDSSVFLGTVIANGAIHFYGGSTLEGSALAVVGAITLAGNSVSGPNGFGPPDSLIVLTPEFGDTLQGGQNNYQITWRGNGIGVSKTFALSLDSGLTWTNIDTVSTTGFTTGWDIPDTSSSKAIIRLTDTNGLVGYSGVFTILPTPEIIILTPTLNQVLVGGTLNYQITWSGTGIAELKVFEYSLDSGATWILIGGMATNGFAYAWNVPDTSSTTAMVRITDANSLRAVSKVFSITRTPIPGVITVVRPARGEVILGGTMNYRISWIGTNIASRKKIEISLDSGATWTLVSEITDNSLSISWDVPDTNTTRAFVRVKDGNGIVGVSGKFTIISSAPAPGSIVIWHPMAGEEIMGGYVNFPIAFTAINASARKTFEYSLDGGATWVVIGEADTYGQFYSWPMVPNVETNLALIRITDAAGIVGVSGLFTITKMPDDGIIDALTLTGLDGNGNIDNSGVVGINWTFTGEIGTSVNVEVSLDYTATWMHVATVPTTSAPYASWVTPSSGFFNPVFIRVTSTKGMTRASVPFSIGIVTAVETDLSELGYAISSYPNPTGSQTTFRVNIPQAGFATLSIFDQRGTNVGIVTSQYFAEGAYDIPYGTNELSSGIYTYVLTVNGDRLANRLVVTK